A section of the Fretibacterium sp. OH1220_COT-178 genome encodes:
- a CDS encoding TRAP transporter large permease yields the protein MHGTLIAAILVLSLLGMPIGYALGSATLLALLYAGSFPLILIPQQFFAGIDSFPIMAIPFFILAGNLMTAGGINQKLIRFCNTLVGWVPGSLAMVTVVASMFFAAISGSAVATVAAIGGITIPAMKQENYPPGFAVAVAASSGVCGPVIPPSICLIVYGAALSMSIGDLFLASVIPGLLLGGVLCLTAYVISKRRNFPRHERAPKGAARKAAGEGIWALIMPFAILGAIFSGIVTPTEASVLAVLYALVVGIALHRDLRFSEIHPILCESAIATATILFILAASKASSWVIVTSRFPEILSSAILDLTRDKFLILLLVNVLLLIVGMLMEANAALVILIPILVPLVNKVGVSSLQFGVIMSFNLCLGLLTPPVGAALLLGNDIAGERIERSLIETIPFFLAGLTILFLITYLPGLSLWLPQLFR from the coding sequence ATGCACGGCACCCTGATTGCTGCCATCCTCGTCCTGAGCCTTTTGGGTATGCCCATCGGTTATGCTTTGGGATCGGCGACTCTGCTCGCCCTCCTCTACGCCGGGTCTTTTCCCTTGATTCTGATCCCGCAGCAGTTCTTTGCGGGGATCGACTCCTTTCCCATCATGGCCATTCCGTTTTTCATCTTGGCCGGAAATCTGATGACGGCCGGAGGGATCAATCAAAAGCTGATTCGCTTCTGCAATACTCTCGTCGGTTGGGTCCCGGGCAGCCTGGCCATGGTCACCGTTGTGGCTTCGATGTTCTTTGCCGCCATATCGGGCTCCGCCGTCGCCACCGTCGCAGCCATCGGGGGCATAACGATACCGGCGATGAAGCAGGAGAACTATCCTCCCGGCTTTGCCGTGGCGGTTGCGGCCTCGTCGGGCGTCTGCGGTCCCGTCATCCCTCCCAGCATATGCCTCATCGTCTATGGAGCGGCGCTGTCGATGTCTATCGGAGACCTGTTTTTGGCTTCGGTCATCCCAGGACTCCTGCTGGGTGGGGTGCTCTGTCTCACGGCCTACGTGATCTCAAAACGGCGCAACTTCCCCAGGCATGAAAGGGCCCCCAAGGGAGCTGCCCGAAAGGCGGCGGGGGAGGGCATCTGGGCGCTTATCATGCCCTTCGCCATTCTGGGGGCCATCTTCTCCGGGATCGTCACGCCCACCGAGGCCTCGGTCTTGGCCGTCCTCTATGCGTTGGTGGTGGGGATTGCCCTGCATCGCGACCTCAGATTCTCGGAAATTCACCCCATTCTCTGCGAATCGGCCATTGCGACCGCTACGATCCTCTTTATTCTTGCAGCCTCCAAGGCGTCGAGCTGGGTTATCGTCACCTCGCGTTTTCCCGAGATCCTTTCCTCGGCCATCCTCGATCTTACCCGGGACAAATTTTTGATCCTGCTGCTCGTCAATGTTCTTCTCCTGATCGTGGGCATGCTCATGGAGGCGAATGCTGCCCTTGTAATCCTGATTCCGATCCTGGTTCCTCTGGTCAATAAGGTGGGGGTCTCATCCCTCCAATTCGGGGTCATCATGTCCTTCAATCTCTGCCTGGGGTTGCTGACGCCTCCTGTCGGGGCGGCGCTGCTCTTGGGCAACGACATTGCAGGAGAGCGTATCGAACGGTCGTTGATCGAGACGATTCCCTTCTTCCTGGCCGGTTTGACGATCCTGTTCCTGATCACTTATCTTCCTGGTCTCTCTTTGTGGCTGCCCCAGCTCTTCAGATGA
- a CDS encoding TRAP transporter small permease produces MATSCLFVVMVASIAYQIVLRYIFSKANPWSEELARYSFVWLVMLAASLGARHGRHMCIGFLVERFPAPLRAFVGMATRLLAIFFFLVLGYKGAELCSFTLHQTSTGLEVPMAYIYLAIPVGAFIMVLFSVEEILCMMKGVPSSAVSEKEAV; encoded by the coding sequence TTGGCAACGTCGTGCCTGTTCGTCGTGATGGTCGCTTCCATTGCCTACCAGATCGTTCTGCGCTACATCTTCTCCAAGGCCAATCCCTGGTCGGAGGAGCTGGCCCGTTACAGCTTCGTATGGCTCGTCATGCTGGCGGCTTCCCTGGGGGCGCGGCACGGGCGGCACATGTGCATAGGATTTCTGGTCGAACGCTTTCCCGCCCCTCTCAGGGCTTTCGTCGGGATGGCGACGAGACTGCTGGCGATCTTCTTTTTCCTGGTTCTGGGCTACAAGGGGGCGGAGCTGTGTTCCTTCACCCTTCACCAGACTTCCACCGGCCTGGAGGTTCCCATGGCCTACATCTATTTGGCCATTCCCGTCGGGGCCTTCATCATGGTTCTGTTTTCCGTGGAGGAGATTCTCTGCATGATGAAGGGCGTTCCCTCGTCCGCCGTTTCTGAAAAGGAGGCGGTTTGA
- a CDS encoding TRAP transporter substrate-binding protein, with product MKKGLFGIGVFCLVFLWCIPLWAGPVTIRLANVAPVGDPRDMACVKFAELVKEKTQGAVTVEVFSGGTLGDWRVTIEGLKPGIVNAVIESIGTLEPYTKLAGIDPFPYLYRDFDHFKKVWYSETGDRLLKKIGDAGGFKLMGAMYRGARYVTSKKKFTDTDGLRGLKIRAPQLKMYLKTWELLGAAPTPMAATEIYTGLQQGTVEAQENPLDFCYSYALYELCPFLIETRHVLSNDVFIFDKAYFEALPEDVQKALIEAANEVAQWRTRYSVEQEQQYIEKFKNKNVEVVPVDTAPFRERVAGIIELFPELREIADEIGAVQ from the coding sequence ATGAAGAAGGGATTGTTCGGTATCGGCGTGTTTTGTCTTGTCTTTTTGTGGTGTATCCCCTTGTGGGCCGGTCCTGTGACGATAAGGCTGGCCAATGTGGCTCCTGTGGGGGACCCCCGGGATATGGCCTGCGTCAAGTTTGCAGAGCTGGTCAAGGAGAAAACGCAGGGGGCCGTGACTGTAGAGGTTTTCTCGGGAGGGACCCTGGGCGACTGGCGCGTGACGATCGAAGGCCTGAAACCGGGTATCGTTAATGCGGTGATCGAGAGTATCGGAACCCTGGAGCCCTACACGAAGCTGGCGGGCATCGACCCATTTCCATATTTGTATCGGGACTTCGATCATTTCAAAAAGGTATGGTACAGCGAGACGGGGGATCGTCTGCTGAAAAAAATCGGGGATGCCGGCGGATTCAAGCTGATGGGAGCGATGTATCGTGGTGCCCGCTACGTGACCAGCAAAAAGAAATTTACCGATACGGATGGGCTTCGGGGCCTGAAAATCCGTGCCCCTCAGCTGAAGATGTATTTGAAGACGTGGGAACTTCTCGGCGCTGCACCGACCCCCATGGCTGCGACGGAGATCTACACCGGGCTCCAGCAAGGTACGGTGGAGGCCCAGGAGAACCCGTTGGATTTTTGTTACAGTTATGCCCTCTATGAGCTCTGCCCCTTCCTGATCGAAACGCGCCACGTCCTGAGCAACGATGTTTTTATCTTCGACAAAGCGTATTTCGAAGCCCTGCCAGAGGATGTTCAAAAGGCCCTGATCGAGGCCGCCAACGAGGTCGCCCAATGGCGGACGCGTTATTCCGTGGAGCAGGAGCAGCAGTATATCGAGAAGTTCAAAAACAAGAATGTGGAGGTTGTGCCCGTCGATACCGCACCGTTCAGAGAACGGGTTGCCGGCATTATCGAACTGTTCCCCGAGCTCAGGGAGATCGCGGACGAGATCGGGGCCGTTCAATAG